Proteins encoded in a region of the Capsicum annuum cultivar UCD-10X-F1 unplaced genomic scaffold, UCD10Xv1.1 ctg66010, whole genome shotgun sequence genome:
- the LOC107852208 gene encoding putative late blight resistance protein homolog R1A-3, translating to KTTLANEVYNDACICSHFDVCAWATISQQHNVKEILLSPLRSTKSDSFDMNDEAELANMLQKSLKGKRYLIVLDDMWKTEAWDAVRLCFPSENKRSGILLTTRNIEVARDVGTENLSLHMDLMGPDESWNLFKSVVFANEALPSEFETIGKKIAEKCHGLPLTISVVARLGFG from the coding sequence GTAAAACAACCTTAGCGAACGAAGTTTACAATGATGCGTGcatttgttctcattttgatgtttGTGCCTGGGCTACTATTTCGCAACAGCACAATGTAAAAGAAATCTTGTTGAGCCCTTTGCGTTCTACTAAGAGTGACTCATTTGACATGAACGATGAAGCAGAGCTTGCAAACATGCTACAAAAGAGTTTAAAGGGTAAGAGATATTTAATTGTATTGGATGACATGTGGAAAACTGAAGCATGGGATGCCGTGAGACTATGTTTTCCAAGTGAAAACAAGCGGAGTGGAATATTATTGACCACCCGTAACATTGAAGTAGCTCGCGATGTTGGTACAGAGAATCTTTCTTTGCATATGGATTTAATGGGCCCAGATGAGAGTTGGAACCTTTTTAAAAGTGTTGTATTTGCAAATGAAGCATTACCATCTGAGTTCGAGACTATTGGGAAGAAAATTGCAGAGAAATGTCACGGGTTACCACTAACTATTTCTGTCGTTGCTAGGCttgggttcgg